GGCGCCAACCGGCGTAGTGGCCCCTGGCCCGCCATCACGGGTGTTGGCGCGGCGAGGGTCGAACAGCTCGCCCCAGGGAAAGGCGCGGCCATCACAGCCACGGGCGGCGTGCTCCCACTCCGCTTCGGTGGGCAGCCGCGGCCCGCCGCGCGTCGCGAGGAGGTTGCCGTTAACATCGCGGAAGGTGACCGGCTGCCGCGCCAGCCAGTCGCAGAAGGCCCGCGCTTCGTTCCAGCTTACATCCACAACAGGGTGATCCAGCCACTCCGAGGGCGGCGTCGCTCCCCGCCAGGCCAGGGGCGCCGGCGCGCCAGCACTCGCCACGAAGGCCGCGTAGAGGGCGTTCGTGACCGGCGTCTGTGCGATGGCGAAGGCTGGCAGCAACACCTCGTGGCGCGGCGCCTCTTCGCGGTAGCTCTCGCGCGTGCCGCCATAGCGCCGCGCCAGCTCGCCCAGGGCCTCTTCCGGCGTGCCCATCAGAAATGGCACGGCGGGGATCACCACGAAGAGCGGCAGTGGCAGATCAGCTTTCGCGTCCATAGATTCGGTTCAACCGCGCCAGTTCCCGATCATACACCGTTACCGCGAAGTGGTCAATGCTGGTCACACCCTGCAAGGCGTCGTAGCCTTTGACCAGAAACTCGTGGGCCGCCTCCATGGACAGCAGGCGCGCCAGCAGCCGCGAACGGTGCAGGCCGATGCCCAGCAGGTGCGAGCGCGAGAGCCGGAAGACATTGTACAGGCTGCTGCGAACGAGTTCGAGTTGTTGCAGGCGGTCGTCATAGTTGTCGGCCAGATAGTAGAACCGCTCGTAGGTCGCCTCGTCGAAATCGGTGCCAACCCCGCGCTCAAGCATCATCAGCGCCAGGCCATCGTCCAGGCGATTGGTCAGATCGAGCAATTCGAGCACTTCTTCCACATCACGCAGGCGCACGCCCGGCAACGCGTGAATGAACTGGTGCAGCCGGCGCGCGCCTCGATCGCGCTCGGTGAAGTCGCGCGGTCCGTAGATCTCATTGAAGAAGAACTCGCCAACCGGTTGGTACTGCGGGATCTCGGCCAGGTCACGGTAATCGCGGCGGAGACGATTGGATTGAAAGATCTGGAGGGCAATACGATACTGCTTGAACGTGCTCATACGACTCGGGAATCAGGTCAGCCGGCTGATCTGATCACGCGCCTTGCTGGCGAAGTAGCTGTTCGGGTCAATGCTAATGACCGTCTGGTAGGCGCTGATAGCATCAGCAGTACGTCCCAGATCCTCGGAAACCAGGCCGATGAAGAACACCGCATCAACATAGGTGGCGTTCAGCTCGAAGGCGCGCCGAAAGCTCTTCAGGGCGGGTTCGAGACGCCCCTGGGCATAGTAGGCCCGTCCCAGCCAGTAATGCGCTTCGGGGAAGTTCTCCTGCAACCGTATGGCGCGTTGCAGGTCACGGATGGCCCGATCCTCGCGGCCTGCCTGCATGAACAGCATGGCCCGCCGGTAGAAGGTTTCAGGGATGCGGTTGTTGGCGCGGATCGAGGCGTCGTAGGCCGCTCTGGCTTCAGCGGTGCGTCCGAGCTCCTGGTAGAGCTTGCCCTGGAACAGCAAAGCCTCGGCGTAGTCGCCGCGCTGTTGCAGTGCAAGCTGCACTTCTTCCGTGGCCACGCGGATGTCGCCGCGAGCGCGGTACAGGTGCGCCAGGCCCAGATGGGCCTCTGGAAAGACCGGTTGCAGTTGCAGGGCGCGCCGGTAGGCAGCCTCGGCGCCGGCATAGTCGCCCTGCCGCAGCAGCCCCTCGGCCAGCCAGAACTGCGCCAGCGGGTCGTCCTGACCGCCGGGGGAATTCGCTGCGGTCTGGAAGTAACTGCTTGCGACGCCCCAGTTCCCCTGCCCTACGGCGACCAGGCCCAGACCGAGCCGGGCCGGGATGAGCGCGGGGTTGATCTGCAGCGCCTGGTTGTAGCTGTTTACCGCCGACTCGAAATCCCCGCTGAGCCGTTGCACGTCGCCCAGGGTCACCAGAGCCTCGGCGCGCAGCAACGCCTGGGCCGGATCGCCGAGATCGGGCGTTAGAGCCAGCACCATATTCGCGGCCTGAGCCGCGCGCGGCAGTTGCTTGGCGGCGAAGCTGGCCCGGCTGAGGCGGTGCTGGTAGGCCGCCTCGCCTGGTCGGAGGGCTACCGCCTCGGTGTAGGCTTCCAGGGCCAGGTTATACTGCTCCTGGGCCATGGCGGCATCGCCGATCGCGACCAGCTTCTCCGCGTCGGCGACGCCCCGATCCAGCGCGCGGCGATACTCCTGCACCGCCCGCCGCGGGTCGTTCAGCGGGCCGTAGTAGAGATCGGCCAGAGCCAGCCGCGCGGCGACGTTTTGTTCGTCAACGCGCGCCGCCTGCCGGAACAGCCGTTCGGCGGTCCGATAGTCATTCTCCGCGACGGCCAGCTTGCCCAACGCCAGCAACGCCGGCGCCGACCGCGGATCGAGATCCAGGGCGTCGGCATAGGCATCACGGGCGGCATCAGAGCGACCGGCGGCTTCGTACAACTGGCCGAGTTCTACAGCGGCGACGGCGCTGGACTTGCTGTACGGGGTCAGGATCTCCTCGGCTTCAAGGTAGAACTCTGGCCCCATCTGCCGCAGGGTGCGCGCCAGGGCCACGGCAGTCTGCGACGACGGGCGCTGTTCGAGAAGCGCGCGGCGTTGCCCTGCGGCCCCCTGGAGATCACCCTGGGCCTCGGCAATGGCGGCCAGTTCCACCCGCGCGGGGAAAAAGGCGTTATTGCGCTCCAGCGCGAGCGAGTAGCGCTCAATTGCCTGCGGCAGATCGCCCCGGGCGCGGGCGACCGCCCCCTGCCCGGCATAACCCTCCGGGGCCTGGGGCGCAAGTTGCACCGTCTGCGCGTAGGCCCGCTCGGCGGCGTCAAGATCGCCCTGGAGGCGGTAGGCACGCCCGATGGCGGCGGTGATCCGCGGGTCGCCCGGGCGGCGCCGCTGCAACTCCTCCAGAGTGACCAGGTACGCCGGGCGCGGGGTTGCAGCGGCGACCAGCGCCCTCAGGCCCGAGCGCATCCGCGGACGGACGCGGGCCTGTTCCATTTCCACCACCGCCTGGTAAAAGCGCTGCCGATCGGCATGCAGTCTGGCCTGTTCGGCCTGACCGCTCCCGACGAACCCGGCCTCGCCCGAGCGGGCGCCGTCGGCGATAGCGCGCTGGCGCCACTGCGTCATTGCACGGACGCTCAGATCAGCGGCCCGATCAAGCCCGTCCCGCGCAGCGGTCAGATCGGCGGAAGACACCTCCGGCCCCGCCTCCAGCTCCCAGAGCAACGGGCCGCGAGCGCCTATGCGGCGAGCCAGGTCGAGCAGGGCGCCCTCCTCGCTCAGGGCGGCATCAACGCGCTGCCGGTACATCGGGCGATAGATCGGGACGATCACCTGGCTGTCGGGACCACGGGCGCGACGGGCCGCCTCGAGCGCGGCGGCGGCCTCATCGAGTCGTCCGCTTTCGCGGTACGCCGTCGCCAGAGCGAGGAACAGGGGGGCGTGGGCGGGCAACAGGTTGCGCGCCTGCTCCAGTTCGGTCTTCGCATCGCCGGGACGGTTCTCGCGCAAAGCGTGCAACGCCAGATTGACGCGCAGCTCGCCCAGGTCGTGCCCTTCCAGCAAGCGGACTGCTTCGGCGAGGGCGCTGAGCGCCGCCGGGTCCCCGCCATCGAGGAGCACCGCGCCGAGGTTGTTGGCCAGCAGAGCCTGCTCGTCGGAAGGTTCTTGCAGGGCGAGACGGTACTCCTCCGCCGCGGCGCTGTAGGCCCGGCGCGCCCACAGCACGTTGCCGCGCAGGGCCCGCGGCAACGGCGCGCGCAACTGCGGGTAGTCCTCCAACAGGCGTCCGAGGACGGTGAAGGCCCGATCAGCGTCGCCGCGGGCATAGGCGTGCAGGGCGAGGATCAACGGCGTCAGCGTGGCCCGCCCGTTGATTGGCGCGCTGGCCACCGTGTAGCTCCGTGGCATCGCAAAACGCCCCAGGTACCCATCCCAGCCATTCGGCGCATACGGCCCGGTCGGCTGATAGATCAGGCGTGGCTGGAGCGAGGGGCTGTCGAGGACGGCGCCCGGCTCGACCTGCCCCCAGATCAATATGTCAGCGCTGAGGGCGGTGGCCAGTTCCAGCGCCTCCTGGGTCGTGCCGGGGCGGCGCTCGACCAGGCGGACGACGATGGCCCCCTGCGAACCCGCTTCGATCTCGCGGGCCAGCGTGACGGCGACATTGCGGCCGGTTTGCCCATCACCGCCATCTTCAAACGGCGCCACCGCCACAATATAGCGCGCGGCGGGAGGAACGAACAGCGGGCTGAGGAGCAGATAGAGGGCCACGCCAACGACGAGCGTAAGCGCAGCCATCAGGCCCCAGAGCCAGCGCGGCTGTTCGGCCAGCCATGCGCGCCAGCCCCGGGGACTCTCTGGCTCGGGCAGGGCGGCAACCGTGGCGCCTCGCTCGGCGCGCGTTACCAGATCGAGAACGGAGGTGGCTTCCGCCTGGGCAGCCTGCTCGGCAGCGCGATGCTTGCGCACTGACATGCGCCAGCGATAGGCCAGCACCAGCAGACCGGCGAGGCACAGCCCCAGCAGAACAACAGCGGCAAGGAGCAGCAGGTTCATCAACGCGGCTCCATCCCGGCGGGATGCAGGCCCGCGCGGGTCCAGGCGCTCTTGCCCTTATTGTAAGGGGTTTTTCGTGCAGATCAAGAAGGTGTTCTATTTGTTTTATAAGGAGCCGACTGGAGCAACGGGCTTCAAAATGCTTACATCCGCCAGAGGTGCGGGCAGCCGGATCTTCCCCGCCTCCGACCGGTGACGGTTCAGCGCCAGACCGACCAGGTCCAGACACCGTATGCTCAATCCAAAATCGGCGCTCATCAGGGGCCCACCCAGTAGGGCGAGCCATCGGCAGGATCGACCGCGTAGGCGCTGTGGCGGTAGCGCTTGGCCACCTGCTTCATGGAGGCGGCCCGGCGGCTGAGGTCCTCGACATCGCGGGTCTGTCCGGCGTGATAGACGATCCCGCCAATCGCCAGGCCCATCAGCGGGAAGCGCCGCCAGGCGCCGTCGCGATCACGGGTCTCCAGATAGCCGCGCGCCAGTTCCTCACTCTCGTAGAGTTTTGGCACGAGCGCCTCAAAGCCCGTGATAATGTCGCGACATAGCGCCCGCGTGCGGTCCGGCGGGCAAAGAATGGCGAAGTCATCGCCGCCGATGTGACCAAGAAAGGCGGCCCCTGCCTCCCGGCGGGTCGCCTCGCCCAGCAACCCGGCGAGTTCGCGGATGGCCATATCACCCCGGACGAAGCCGTAGAAGTCGTTAAAGGCCTTGAAGTTGCCCAGATCGGCGTGAAGCAGGGTGAAGGGAAGCCGCTGGCCCAGACGCTGCCGCATCTCGCCAAGGAGGAGGGTATTGCCCGGCAGACCCGTAAGCGGGCTATGCACCGGGTGGCGCGCGGCCCGGCGCAGGTGACCGCGTATCCGGGCGATGAGTTCGGTTCCGATCACTGGCTTGGTAACAAAATCATCGGCGCCGTTCTCAAAGCCCTTTACCAGGTCACGGGGGGCGCCGCGAACACTTACAATGATCATTGGCAGGTGCGCGGTGCGAGTATCGTTGCGCAGTTGGCGCAATGCCTCGTACCCGTCCAGATGCGGCATCACCAGGTCAATCAGGATCAGATCCGGCAGGCGTTCCTGGGCCAGGCGCACCAGGGTATGACCGTCGTGGGCGACAAGGACGGCAAAGCCCGCCTCGACCAGCAACAGGGTTATCAACTGGCAGAACTGCCGGTCATCATCGCCGATGAGAATCGTTTGACGCGTTCGTGCCATCGGATGAACCGCCGTGTTGTGGGGTTTGACGTATCCTCACGAGGTCACAGACCGGCGCCTTCCGGCTGGATTCGTAGCAGCACCTTCATCGCTCCCAGGGCCGCGGCAAAGGCGGCGACGCCATCGCGGAGGTCGTACCGGGCGCTGATAAGCGGGGCGGTTTCGATCAAGCCGCGCTCGAGCAAGCGCAGGGCCGGCGCGAATGGGCCGCAGCGCGAACCGATCAGGGTGATCTCGTCCACAACCAGCATGCTCAGGTTTAACTCGGAGGGTGCATGAAAGGTGCTTTTCAGCACCAGGCGGCCCCGTGGCCGCACCAGGGCGCGCGCGGTAGCCAGGCCGGCGGGTTGCCCGGTGCAATCAACCACCACGTCGAACTGCTCGCCGGCAACCTCCGCGGCGCTGACGCAGCGCACTCCCTGGCGGCGATAAAGCTCCCAGCGTTCTGGATGCCGCCCTACCAGCGTCACCGCGCAACCCGGCAGCCGGGCAACCTGCACGATCATCGCTCCGAGCTTGCCGTCGCCAACCACCGCGACCCGGTCTTCGGGGCGAAGGTGGCATTGTTGCAGGATCTCGAGCGCGGCAGCCAGCGGTTCAACCCATACCGCCTGCTCATCGCTGAGCGTCTCGGGCACGGGGTGCAAACAGTGAACGGGCAACGCTACCAGGTCGGCCATCGCTCCATCGCGCCGGTCTATGCCCAGGGTAGTGCGCCGGGGACAATGGGGGTAATCACCGCGCTGGCAGGTGGGGCAGCGCAAACAGGCCGCGTTGATCTCTCCCACCACGCGCCGTCCGAGCCACGCCGGGTCCTCACAGGCCGCTACCGTGCCGACAAACTCATGGCCAAGCACCCCGCGAAAGCCCATGTAGCCGCGGGTGATCTCGATATCCGTATTGCAGATGCCGGCCAGATGGGGACGAACCAGCGCCTCGCCGGGCGCAAGGGGAGGCTCGGGATAGTCGGTCACGAAGCGGAGCGTTCCGTCAAAGATCAAGGCGTGCATCAGCGCCTCTGTTCATATGCAGACGGCTAACACCGCATCATGGCTTCCAACCGCTTACGTCTACTCATCGGAGATGCTATTGACGGCAATTTCAGTGAAGATTTTAGCGCATCCAGGAGATTGACATTCTTAGACCATGAGAGAACTGGTAGTGCGTCCGCGCATTTCATTTACAGACCACTTATGACCCGTACATTATACTATAATCGTGATATCCTCCGCAACTGCGGCGCCCTGACCTGCCAGGGCCAATCCGACGTCTCCGGGGCAGACCCTGGACGCCGGGTTTCTCGCTGGTTCTACCGGCGTAGCTGCCAGAACCGGCGAACCCTGTCGAGCGGTCTGGCCGCGTTGCGCTCCACCACCAGCGGTTGAATGGTATGAGCGCTGGCCGCGACCTGCCGCGCCGCTGCTCGTAGGAGAGAGCAAGCCATGCGACTAATTTTTCTAGGCAGCCCGGCCTTCGCCGTCTATCCTCTGGAGGCCCTGGTCGCCGCTGGCCACACCATCGCCGCGGTCATCACCCAGCCGGACCGGCCGGCCGGCCGCGAGCGGCGGCTGACACCGCCGCCGGTCAAAGTGGCCGCCGAACGGCTGGGATTGCCCGTACTCCAGCCGGCCACGCTCCGCGACTCGAACGTGGTCGCGCAACTGACCGAGTTGCGCCCCGAAGCGGGCATCGTGGCCGCCTACGGCGAGATTCTGCGCCGGAACGTGCTGGCCATCCCGCCCCTTGGCTACCTGAACGTGCACCCCTCGCTGTTGCCCCGGCATCGCGGCCCCACCCCCGTGGCCGGCGCCATTCTGGCCGGCGATGCCGAGACGGGGGTGAGCATTATGCTGCTCGACCAGGGGATGGACAGCGGTCCAATCCTGGCCCAGATCACCGTGCCCCTGCCGCCCGACGCCCGGACCGGACCGCTCACCGAAGAACTGTTCCGCCTCGGAGCGCGGCTCCTGGTCGAGGCCCTGGAGTCCTATGCCGCTGGCGCGCTCACTCCCCAGCCCCAGGATCACGCTCGCGCCACCATCACCCGCCTGCTTAAGAAAGAAGACGGGCAGATTGACTGGTCGTTGCCCGCAGCGCATATCGAACGCATGACCCGTGCTTACGACCCCTGGCCGGGCGCCTACTCCCACTGGCGCGGCCAGCCCCTGCGCATCCTGAGCGCGGCCGTCCGGCCCGATCCGCCAGGCGCACCCTCCGCCCCGGGGACCCTGCTTGGCCGCGGTCCGGCGGGGGGGCCGCTGGTGGCCACAGGCCAGGGCGCCCTGGAACTGCTGGAAGTGCAACCCGCCGGCAAGCGCGCCATGCCGGGCGCCGACTGGTTCAACGGACTCCGCGATCCGACCGGGCGCCTTGGCGACGCATGACTGACGCGGCGCGTCACCAGTCTTGCAGAGCCACCGCAATTCTCGTATAATCGGCACTACGACCCACGGTATAGCGCGCACAGCAACACGCTCGGGCCAGGCCGTATGGCCCGCGGGGGCGAGTGCGCCATAGCTTCATGAGGAATAAGCCGATGGCCTACTTCAAGGATGAAGCCGAACTGCAGCAGATCCTTGGCGCGCTCTTTGACCAGTTGAAAGCTGATGCCCGCGTCGCCCCCAAGATTTCCGAAGCCAAGATCATCATCCGCTGGATCTACGACGAACCCAAGGGTGTGGTAACGATTGACGCCGCTCATCCCCCCACCCAGCCGGGAGCGTACATTGATGTCATCTGGGGCGAGTCGGACCTCAAGCCCGATGTCGAGATGAGCATGAAGGCCGACATCGCCCATCGCTTCTGGCATGGTCA
This DNA window, taken from Chloroflexaceae bacterium, encodes the following:
- a CDS encoding formylglycine-generating enzyme family protein; translated protein: MDAKADLPLPLFVVIPAVPFLMGTPEEALGELARRYGGTRESYREEAPRHEVLLPAFAIAQTPVTNALYAAFVASAGAPAPLAWRGATPPSEWLDHPVVDVSWNEARAFCDWLARQPVTFRDVNGNLLATRGGPRLPTEAEWEHAARGCDGRAFPWGELFDPRRANTRDGGPGATTPVGAYPAGASPYGVLDMAGNVWEWTASLDAPYPYHPDDGREDLTAPGRRIMRGGCYANPPGYARCACRFRLLPTVRNEFTGFRLAVSLTVEGSKA
- a CDS encoding alcohol dehydrogenase catalytic domain-containing protein; the protein is MHALIFDGTLRFVTDYPEPPLAPGEALVRPHLAGICNTDIEITRGYMGFRGVLGHEFVGTVAACEDPAWLGRRVVGEINAACLRCPTCQRGDYPHCPRRTTLGIDRRDGAMADLVALPVHCLHPVPETLSDEQAVWVEPLAAALEILQQCHLRPEDRVAVVGDGKLGAMIVQVARLPGCAVTLVGRHPERWELYRRQGVRCVSAAEVAGEQFDVVVDCTGQPAGLATARALVRPRGRLVLKSTFHAPSELNLSMLVVDEITLIGSRCGPFAPALRLLERGLIETAPLISARYDLRDGVAAFAAALGAMKVLLRIQPEGAGL
- a CDS encoding response regulator, coding for MARTRQTILIGDDDRQFCQLITLLLVEAGFAVLVAHDGHTLVRLAQERLPDLILIDLVMPHLDGYEALRQLRNDTRTAHLPMIIVSVRGAPRDLVKGFENGADDFVTKPVIGTELIARIRGHLRRAARHPVHSPLTGLPGNTLLLGEMRQRLGQRLPFTLLHADLGNFKAFNDFYGFVRGDMAIRELAGLLGEATRREAGAAFLGHIGGDDFAILCPPDRTRALCRDIITGFEALVPKLYESEELARGYLETRDRDGAWRRFPLMGLAIGGIVYHAGQTRDVEDLSRRAASMKQVAKRYRHSAYAVDPADGSPYWVGP
- a CDS encoding tetratricopeptide repeat protein, producing the protein MNLLLLAAVVLLGLCLAGLLVLAYRWRMSVRKHRAAEQAAQAEATSVLDLVTRAERGATVAALPEPESPRGWRAWLAEQPRWLWGLMAALTLVVGVALYLLLSPLFVPPAARYIVAVAPFEDGGDGQTGRNVAVTLAREIEAGSQGAIVVRLVERRPGTTQEALELATALSADILIWGQVEPGAVLDSPSLQPRLIYQPTGPYAPNGWDGYLGRFAMPRSYTVASAPINGRATLTPLILALHAYARGDADRAFTVLGRLLEDYPQLRAPLPRALRGNVLWARRAYSAAAEEYRLALQEPSDEQALLANNLGAVLLDGGDPAALSALAEAVRLLEGHDLGELRVNLALHALRENRPGDAKTELEQARNLLPAHAPLFLALATAYRESGRLDEAAAALEAARRARGPDSQVIVPIYRPMYRQRVDAALSEEGALLDLARRIGARGPLLWELEAGPEVSSADLTAARDGLDRAADLSVRAMTQWRQRAIADGARSGEAGFVGSGQAEQARLHADRQRFYQAVVEMEQARVRPRMRSGLRALVAAATPRPAYLVTLEELQRRRPGDPRITAAIGRAYRLQGDLDAAERAYAQTVQLAPQAPEGYAGQGAVARARGDLPQAIERYSLALERNNAFFPARVELAAIAEAQGDLQGAAGQRRALLEQRPSSQTAVALARTLRQMGPEFYLEAEEILTPYSKSSAVAAVELGQLYEAAGRSDAARDAYADALDLDPRSAPALLALGKLAVAENDYRTAERLFRQAARVDEQNVAARLALADLYYGPLNDPRRAVQEYRRALDRGVADAEKLVAIGDAAMAQEQYNLALEAYTEAVALRPGEAAYQHRLSRASFAAKQLPRAAQAANMVLALTPDLGDPAQALLRAEALVTLGDVQRLSGDFESAVNSYNQALQINPALIPARLGLGLVAVGQGNWGVASSYFQTAANSPGGQDDPLAQFWLAEGLLRQGDYAGAEAAYRRALQLQPVFPEAHLGLAHLYRARGDIRVATEEVQLALQQRGDYAEALLFQGKLYQELGRTAEARAAYDASIRANNRIPETFYRRAMLFMQAGREDRAIRDLQRAIRLQENFPEAHYWLGRAYYAQGRLEPALKSFRRAFELNATYVDAVFFIGLVSEDLGRTADAISAYQTVISIDPNSYFASKARDQISRLT
- the fmt gene encoding methionyl-tRNA formyltransferase, with the protein product MRLIFLGSPAFAVYPLEALVAAGHTIAAVITQPDRPAGRERRLTPPPVKVAAERLGLPVLQPATLRDSNVVAQLTELRPEAGIVAAYGEILRRNVLAIPPLGYLNVHPSLLPRHRGPTPVAGAILAGDAETGVSIMLLDQGMDSGPILAQITVPLPPDARTGPLTEELFRLGARLLVEALESYAAGALTPQPQDHARATITRLLKKEDGQIDWSLPAAHIERMTRAYDPWPGAYSHWRGQPLRILSAAVRPDPPGAPSAPGTLLGRGPAGGPLVATGQGALELLEVQPAGKRAMPGADWFNGLRDPTGRLGDA